A stretch of Mucilaginibacter terrae DNA encodes these proteins:
- a CDS encoding asparaginase yields MCQILIIYTGGTIGMVSDPKTKTLVPINFEQIMENVPELERLNCRIKVHSFEDIIDSSNMSPAIWSRLAGLIQKHYHEVDGFVILHGSDTMSYSASALSFMLENLAKPVIFTGSQLPISAIRTDAKENLMTAIELAKAKKNDKVRVPEVCIYFDYKLFRGNRSFKYNSSKFEAFRSPNYPVLAESGVHLRFSINDIRPSGEGDLIVHKELVNDVAVLKLYPGISPKVVENIVNSDVRGIVMETFGAGNTTTDQWFTDLLKGAIDSGKVIVDISQCKVGTVELGRYETSKQLKDIGVANGYDMTFEAAITKTMFLLSQFEDPKEVKHWLEQDIRGELTVS; encoded by the coding sequence ATGTGCCAGATACTGATCATCTATACCGGTGGGACAATAGGTATGGTGAGCGATCCAAAGACAAAAACTTTGGTACCCATAAACTTTGAACAAATTATGGAGAACGTTCCTGAACTGGAACGTTTAAACTGCCGTATTAAAGTACATTCATTCGAGGATATTATTGACTCATCGAACATGAGCCCGGCCATCTGGAGCCGTTTAGCCGGCCTTATACAAAAGCATTACCACGAGGTTGACGGCTTTGTAATTCTGCACGGTTCAGACACCATGTCGTACTCTGCATCGGCCTTGAGCTTTATGCTCGAAAATTTGGCCAAGCCTGTTATTTTTACCGGTTCGCAATTGCCAATCAGCGCCATACGTACTGATGCCAAGGAGAACCTAATGACAGCCATTGAGCTGGCCAAAGCCAAAAAGAATGATAAAGTGCGTGTGCCCGAAGTATGTATCTATTTTGATTATAAACTCTTCCGCGGTAACCGTTCATTCAAATATAACTCATCAAAATTCGAAGCCTTCCGTTCGCCCAATTACCCGGTACTGGCCGAGTCGGGCGTGCATTTGCGGTTTAGTATCAATGATATTCGTCCGTCGGGCGAGGGTGATTTAATTGTACATAAAGAGCTGGTGAACGATGTAGCCGTACTTAAACTATACCCGGGCATAAGTCCTAAGGTGGTAGAAAATATTGTAAACTCTGATGTACGCGGCATTGTAATGGAGACATTTGGTGCGGGTAATACCACTACCGATCAATGGTTTACCGACCTGCTTAAAGGTGCTATCGACAGCGGAAAAGTAATTGTGGATATATCGCAATGTAAGGTAGGAACGGTTGAACTGGGCCGATACGAAACCAGTAAGCAACTCAAAGATATAGGTGTAGCTAACGGTTACGACATGACCTTCGAAGCCGCCATTACCAAAACCATGTTTTTGCTAAGCCAGTTTGAAGACCCTAAAGAGGTTAAGCATTGGCTGGAGCAAGACATCCGCGGCGAGCTCACCGTATCGTAA